The following are encoded together in the Synchiropus splendidus isolate RoL2022-P1 chromosome 7, RoL_Sspl_1.0, whole genome shotgun sequence genome:
- the nono gene encoding non-POU domain-containing octamer-binding protein: protein MQGNRGSYHNHGPNHQQGPGDQRRGGGKDSNGQQPEPSESPRLNEALTLDPQSFRKPGEKTFTQRSRLFVGNLPAGCTEEDIENLFAKYGKASEIFVNKDRGFAFIRLETRIIAEIARAELDDTPFRGRTIRVKFATHGAALSVKNLPECVSNELLEEAFAAFGQIERAVIIVDDRGRPTGKGIVEYATKPAARKALDKCNDGAYLLTAFPRPVTVEPLEQLDEDEGLLDKLINKNQQFHKEREQPPRFAQPGTFEYEYAMRWKALMEMEKQQYEMVDRNMKEAQEKLEAEMEAARHEHQVMLMRQDLLRRQEELRRMEELHSQEVQKRKQAELRQEEERRRREEEMRMRSDEMLKRQQEGFRGNFPENRQQDMRMHMGAHGMPAENAPMMAGPGNPNMPPGGQGGFPRGLAGPEDYVPSNKQRRF from the coding sequence ATGCAGGGAAACAGAGGGTCTTATCACAACCATGGGCCAAACCACCAGCAGGGTCCGGGCGACCAGAGGAGAGGCGGCGGCAAAGACAGCAACGGTCAGCAGCCGGAGCCCAGCGAGAGCCCCCGTCTGAATGAGGCCTTAACGCTGGACCCGCAGAGCTTCAGGAAGCCCGGGGAGAAGACGTTCACCCAGAGAAGTCGACTGTTCGTGGGCAATCTGCCAGCCGGCTGCACCGAGGAGGACATCGAGAACTTGTTTGCCAAATACGGTAAAGCCTCTGAGATTTTCGTGAACAAGGATCGAGGGTTCGCTTTCATCCGGCTGGAGACCAGAATCATTGCCGAGATCGCCCGGGCCGAGCTGGACGACACCCCTTTCCGCGGTCGAACCATCCGGGTCAAGTTCGCCACGCACGGCGCCGCGTTGTCGGTCAAGAACCTGCCCGAGTGTGTGTCCaacgagctgctggaggaggcgtTCGCGGCCTTCGGCCAGATCGAGAGGGCGGTGATCATCGTGGACGACCGTGGCCGGCCCACCGGGAAGGGGATCGTGGAGTACGCCACCAAACCTGCCGCGAGAAAGGCTCTGGACAAGTGCAACGATGGAGCCTATCTGCTCACCGCCTTCCCCAGGCCTGTCACCGTGGAGCCGCTGGAGCAGCTGGATGAAGATGAGGGGCTGTTGGACAAGCTTATCAACAAAAACCAGCAGTTCCACAAGGAGCGGGAACAGCCTCCTCGCTTTGCCCAGCCGGGCACCTTTGAGTACGAGTACGCCATGCGCTGGAAGGCcctgatggagatggagaagcaGCAGTACGAGATGGTGGACCGCAACATGAAGGAGGcccaggagaagctggaggctgAGATGGAAGCCGCCCGCCACGAGCACCAGGTGATGCTGATGAGACAGGATCTGCTGAGGCGCCAGGAGGAGCTGCGCAGGATGGAGGAGCTCCACAGCCAGGAGGtgcagaagaggaagcaggcCGAGCTGcgtcaggaggaggagcggcgcaggagagaggaggagatgaggatgCGCAGTGATGAGATGCTGAAGCGGCAGCAGGAGGGCTTCCGGGGAAATTTCCCCGAGAACAGGCAGCAGGACATGAGGATGCACATGGGTGCGCACGGGATGCCTGCTGAGAACGCTCCCATGATGGCGGGGCCTGGGAACCCCAACATGCCGCCCGGAGGCCAGGGGGGCTTCCCCAGAGGTCTGGCAGGACCGGAGGACTATGTACCCAGCAACAAGCAGCGTCGATTCTAA
- the npc1l1 gene encoding NPC1-like intracellular cholesterol transporter 1, whose translation MARVTILALLVTYLVLSEAQHEAGYCAFYEECGKNPSIEGALLPAIVPCLDYSKARPLRGAHYKKLQEVCPMLDRGEGNTFACCSFNQLNSLMGSLALSKVVLVRCPSCAENFAHMHCINTCSPNQTQSVKVTKVMNVTSNGKTREAVVGYQAYLSNSFAEVAFQSCRNVRIPATGGYAISTMCGKYGDKLCTAQRWYDFQGDSSNGLAPLDIDFFLTDPGDDLPDGIIPYGGRALQCNETTPSGGQVCSCQDCQESCPLVPAPAPPPGPFIIAGMDGILLISIIVFCVLSLAFIVYVLITCCRGKKRKKRQNKDQNANEVKQRVIHPSEVTCADRNSLAAQAVLSAFFEKWGTFMATYPLTVLLASAVVVSAFAAGLMHIELTTDPVELWSAPNSRARQEKDFHDSHFEPFFRTNQLILTAPQRKGHVYDSLLFGKYNFSGIISKDLVIQLLELQKKIQNIEFWSDDLNRTASLKDVCFAPLNPKNSTLTDCAVNSLPQYFQNSLDNINAKVNMTELGVTKEVDWRDHLIYCLNSPLSFKDITDLGMSCMADYGAPVFSFLAVGGYDNDDFTNAEALILTFSLNNYPRTDPKFKVAMQWETEFLKIVQEYQKDPACNFTFAYMAERSLEDEINRTTAEDIPIFMISYAVIFVYIAVALGEYSSCKRILVDSKFLVGFGGILVVGCSVLASMGFYSWVGIPSSLVILQVVPFLVLAVGADNIFIFVLEYQRDVRKVGEKREQQIGRVLGTVAPSMLLCSLSESVCFFLGALSTMPAVKSFALYAALAVLMDFVLQMTAFVALLSLDARRQDSNRCELLCCVKVSTKRPNKPNEGFLLPFMRKYYAPVLLNSYVRIIVMLLFIFMFCASLFLMLNVTVGLDQELAMPKGSYMLDYFHYLYKYFEVGVPVYFVTKKGYNFNSLEGMDGVCSSVGCDQFSMTQKIQYATKYPEMSYVAIPANSWVDDFIDWLNPASRCCRLYTIGPNKGKFCPADKSPFICGAKCMSNPKDGVLRPNREEFNKYLPSFLANRPDLQCPKGGLGAYDTAVVRDESGEIIASRFMAYHTPLTNSQEFTAALQTARDLAHNITEEMKKVHGTSPDFEVFPYTVTNVFYEQYLTIVPEGLFNISLCLLPTFVVCCLLLGLDIRSGLLNLITIIMIVVDTVGVMTLWSIDYNAVALINLVTAVGISVEFVSHMTRSFALSIKPTHVDRAKEATANMGSAVFAGVAMTNLPGILVLAFAKAQLIQIFFFRLNLVITLLGMAHGLIFLPVLLSYFGPDVNKAVLLQIQQAKEKDKHERENNGRSFYDNIGFEAEMKPPKYPEHTEKPYHPRATDEVAQSDHL comes from the exons GTGTGTCCCATGCTGGACCGTGGCGAGGGCAACACCTTTGCCTGCTGCTCATTCAACCAGCTGAACTCGCTGATGGGGAGTTTGGCCCTGTCCAAGGTTGTGCTGGTCCGCTGCCCCTCCTGCGCTGAGAACTTTGCCCACATGCACTGCATCAACACCTGCAGCCCCAACCAGACCCAGTCAGTGAAGGTCACCAAGGTGATGAACGTCACCAGCAATGGAAAGACGCGAGAAGCTGTTGTGGGCTACCAAGCGTACTTAAGCAACAGTTTCGCCGAAGTGGCCTTCCAGTCTTGTAGAAATGTCAGGATTCCCGCCACAGGAGGCTACGCCATCAGCACCATGTGTGGCAAGTACGGTGACAAGCTGTGCACTGCTCAGCGCTGGTACGACTTCCAAGGAGACTCCAGTAACGGTTTGGCCCCCTTGGATATTGACTTTTTCCTGACAGATCCAGGAGACGATTTACCGGACGGTATCATCCCGTACGGTGGTAGAGCTCTGCAGTGTAATGAAACTACTCCAAGTGGAGGTCAGGTCTGCTCCTGCCAGGACTGCCAAGAATCCTGCCCTTTGGTCCCTGCTCCTGCACCACCACCGGGGCCCTTCATAATCGCTGGCATGGATGGAATCCTTCTGATTTCCATTATTGTATTCTGCGTCTTATCATTGGCATTCATCGTCTACGTGCTGATCACCTGCTGCCggggaaaaaagagaaagaagaggcaAAATAAAGATCAGAATGCAAACGAAGTGAAGCAGCGGGTCATCCATCCGTCAGAGGTGACTTGTGCTGACAGGAACAGCCTCGCTGCTCAAGCTGTTCTGAGCGCCTTCTTCGAGAAATGGGGAACCTTCATGGCCACGTACCCTCTCACT GTTCTGTTAGCATCTGCTGTTGTGGTGTCTGCATTTGCTGCCGGCCTTATGCACATTGAGCTCACCACTGATCCAGTGGAACTGTGGTCAGCTCCCAACAGCCGAGCTCGGCAGGAAAAAGACTTCCATGACTCCCATTTCGAGCCCTTCTTCCGAACTAACCAGCTGATTCTGACAGCGCCTCAGAGGAAGGGTCACGTCTACGATTCCTTGCTGTTCGGCAAATATAACTTTAGCGGAATTATCTCTAAAGACCTGGTCATTCAGTTGTTGGAGCTCCAGAAAAAGATCCAG AACATTGAGTTTTGGTCAGACGACCTCAACCGCACAGCCTCCTTGAAAGACGTCTGTTTCGCCCCGCTGAACCCAAAAAACTCCACTTTGACTGACTGTGCAGTCAACAGCCTGCCCCAGTACTTCCAGAACAGCCTGGATAACATCAACGCAAAGGTGAACATGACAGAGTTGGGGGTGACCAAAGAGGTGGACTGGAGGGACCACCTCATCTACTGCCTGAA CTCGCCGCTCTCCTTCAAAGACATCACTGATTTGGGAATGAGCTGCATGGCAGACTACGGCGCACCAGTCTTCTCTTTCTTAGCGGTCGGGGGCTACGACA ATGACGACTTCACCAACGCCGAGGCCTTAATCCTCACCTTCTCCCTCAACAACTACCCTCGGACTGACCCCAAGTTCAAGGTTGCCATGCAGTGGGAAACAGAATTCCTTAAAATTGTCCAGGAATACCAGAAAGATCCGGCTTGCAATTTCACTTTTGCATACATGGCAGAG AGGTCACTGGAGGATGAGATCAATCGGACAACAGCAGAGGACATTCCCATCTTCATGATAAGCTACGCTGTCATTTTCGTCTACATCGCTGTGGCTCTGGGGGAGTATTCTTCTTGCAAGCGTATCCTG GTGGACTCCAAGTTTTTGGTGGGTTTTGGTGGGATCCTGGTGGTTGGGTGCTCCGTTCTGGCCTCCATGGGCTTCTACTCGTGGGTCGGTATCCCATCCTCGCTGGTTATTCTTCAAGTGGTGCCCTTTCTCGTGCTGGCAGTCGGAGCAGACAACATcttcatatttgttttggagTATCAG AGGGATGTGCGGAAGGTAGGGGAGAAAAGAGAGCAACAGATCGGACGTGTCCTCGGAACAGTGGCTCCCAGCATGCTTCTCTGCAGCCTCTCAGAATCCGTCTGCTTCTTTCTAG GCGCCTTGTCCACCATGCCTGCAGTCAAGTCCTTCGCCTTGTACGCAGCACTGGCTGTGCTCATGGACTTTGTACTCCAGATGACTGCCTTTGTGGCTCTGTTGTCTCTGGATGCCCGGCGCCAAGATAGCAACCGCTGCGAGCTGCTCTGCTGCGTCAAAGTGTCAACAAAGCGTCCCAACAAGCCCAACGAGGGGTTCCTGTTGCCCTTCATGAGGAAATACTATGCTCCCGTCCTGCTGAACTCCTACGTCAGGATCATTGTG ATGCTGTTGTTTATCTTCATGTTCTGCGCCTCCCTGTTCCTCATGTTGAATGTGACGGTGGGTTTGGACCAGGAACTGGCGATGCCAAAG GGATCCTACATGTTGGACTACTTCCACTACCTGTACAAATACTTTGAGGTTGGAGTCCCTGTTTACTTTGTGACGAAAAAGGGTTACAACTTCAACAGTCTCGAGGGCATGGACGGGGTTTGCTCCAGCGTGGGCTGCGACCAGTTCTCCATGACTCAGAAGATCCAATACGCCACAAAATACCCAGAAAT GTCATACGTCGCGATTCCGGCAAACTCCTGGGTGGACGACTTCATCGACTGGCTGAACCCTGCATCCAGATGCTGCCGCCTGTACACGATCGGCCCCAACAAGGGGAAGTTCTGTCCCGCCGACAAAT CGCCTTTCATCTGTGGAGCCAAGTGCATGTCCAACCCAAAAGACGGCGTTCTCCGGCCCAACAGAGAAGAGTTCAACAAGTATCTCCCCTCCTTCTTGGCGAACAGGCCGGACTTgcagtgtccaaaagg CGGTCTCGGAGCGTACGACACGGCTGTGGTTAGGGATGAAAGTGGCGAGATCATAG CCAGTCGATTCATGGCCTACCACACTCCTCTGACCAACTCCCAGGAGTTCACCGCTGCCCTGCAGACAGCCAGAGACTTGGCTCACAACATCACggaagagatgaagaaggtCCACGGAACGTCGCCTGACTTTGAAGTCTTCCCTTATAC AGTGACCAACGTCTTCTACGAGCAGTACCTGACCATCGTGCCGGAGGGTCTCTTCAACATCTCCCTCTGCTTGCTGCCCACTTTCGTGGTCTGCTGCCTGCTGCTGGGTCTGGACATCCGCTCCGGACTTCTCaacctcatcaccatcatcatgatCGTGGTGGACACGGTCGGGGTCATGACTCTGTGGAGCATTGACTACAACGCCGTGGCGCTTATCAACCTGGTGACG GCAGTGGGCATCTCTGTGGAGTTTGTGTCCCACATGACCAGATCTTTTGCGCTCAGCATCAAACCGACGCACGTGGACAGGGCGAAGGAGGCCACAGCCAACATGGGCAGCGCT GTGTTCGCTGGAGTGGCCATGACCAACCTGCCCGGCATCCTGGTGCTGGCCTTCGCTAAAGCTCAGCTCATCCAGATCTTCTTCTTCCGCCTCAACCTGGTCATCACCCTTCTGGGGATGGCTCACGGACTCATATTCCTGCCGGTGCTGCTCAGCTACTTTG GTCCTGACGTCAACAAAGCCGTTCTGCTGCAGATCCAACAGGCCAAAGAGAAGGACAAGCATGAGAGGGAGAACAACGGCAGGAGCTTTTATGACAACATTGGTTTCGAAGCCGAGATGAAGCCGCCCAAATATCCCGAGCACACAGAAAAACCCTACCATCCCAGGGCGACGGATGAGGTGGCGCAGAGCGACCATTTGTAA